In a genomic window of Malassezia japonica chromosome 4, complete sequence:
- the ILV1 gene encoding threonine ammonia-lyase (BUSCO:EOG09261O4Y; EggNog:ENOG503NUWH; COG:E; antiSMASH:Cluster_1; SMCOG1081:cysteine synthase): MAQPEAVVAHTPKPLPVSDAYKVMYEQLPEYHRNADGSPDYLRMTLGAQLYDLVKQTPLQPATRLSARLGCEVLLKREDLQPVFSFKLRGAFNMMRQMPESQKWKGVIACSAGNHAQGVALAGAHLSIPCTIVMPRGTPSIKWENVQRLGAKVVFHGQNFDEAKAECARLAASYGLTIVPPFDHPQVIAGQGTVGVEICSQTDFTNVDAVFCAVGGGGLLAGVAAYVKRIAPPHVKVIGVETFDADALAQSLEKGERVTLDEVGLFSDGTAVRIVGEECFRVCHELVDGVVRVSNDEICAAIKDIFEDTRSVTEPAGALAVAGLKRYIAMMGEASAGRRYVAVVSGANMNFSRLGFVSERADFGEDKEALLSVEIPEEAGSFLRLHNHIMPRNVTEFSYRYSGPQRAFIFTSFMLNGTIPARQSNPVVASALPLPQNARTLRDQELYGIIDGMNAEGMHAVDITGDELVKSHARYLIGGRQDVPNERLFRFVFPERPGALRKFLELIDAGWSLSLFHYRNQGGDVAKILAGIQVPKETEAKFDQFLNDLGYSYQEETHNPVYQRYLRPD; encoded by the coding sequence ATGGCTCAGCCGGAAGCGGTGGTCGCCCACACGCCCAAGCCGCTGCCTGTTTCGGATGCGTACAAAGTCATGTATGAGCAGCTGCCCGAGTACCACCGTAATGCGGACGGCTCGCCGGACTATCTGCGCatgacgctcggcgcacagCTCTACGACCTCGTAAAGcagacgccgctgcagccggcgacgcgcctgtCGGCCCGTCTGGGCTGCGAGGTCCTGCTGAAGCGCGAGGATCTGCAGCCGGTGTTTAGCTTCAAGCTGCGTGGCGCCTTTAACATGATGCGCCAGATGCCCGAGTCGCAAAAGTGGAAGGGCGTGAttgcgtgcagcgccggcaaccacgcgcaaggcgttgcgctcgccggcgcgcacctCTCGATCCCGTGCACGATCGTgatgccgcgcggcacgccaaGCATCAAGTGGGAGAACGtgcagcgtctcggcgcCAAGGTCGTCTTCCACGGCCAAAACTTTgacgaggccaaggcggagtgtgcgcgcctcgccgcgagCTATGGCCTGACGATTGTCCCTCCGTTTGATCACCCCCAGGTGATTGCGGGTCAGGGGacggtcggcgtcgagatTTGCTCACAGACCGACTTTACCAATGTCGACGCGGTCTTTTgcgcggtcggcggcggcggtctCTTGGCCGGCGTTGCGGCGTACGTCAAGCGcattgcgccgccgcacgtcAAGGTGATTGGTGTCGAGACCTTTGATGCGGATGCCCTCGCGCAGAGCTTGGAAAagggcgagcgcgtgaccctcgacgaggtcggcCTCTTTTCGGACGGcacggcggtgcgcatcgtcggcgaggagtGCTTCCGTGTCTgccacgagctcgtggacGGCGTGGTGCGTGTGTCGAACGACGAGATCTGTGCGGCGATCAAGGACATCTTTGAGGATACCCGGTCCGTCACGGAGCCCGCTGGTGCGCTTGCCGTCGCGGGCTTGAAGCGGTATATTGCCATGATGGGCGAGGCGTcggccggccgccgctacgtcgccgtcgtcAGCGGCGCCAACATGAACTTTTCCCGGCTCGGTTTCGTGTCAGAGCGGGCCGACTTTGGCGAGGacaaagaggcgctgctctcgGTCGAGATTCCCGAAGAGGCCGGCTCCTTCCTCCGGCTGCACAATCACATTATGCCGCGCAACGTCACCGAGTTCTCGTACCGCTACAGCGGCCCGCAGCGCGCATTCATCTTCACCTCGTTCATGCTCAACGGCACGATTCCCGCGCGGCAGTCGAACCCGGTcgtggcgagcgcgctgccgctgccgcagAATGCGCGTACGCTCCGCGACCAGGAGCTGTACGGTATCATTGACGGTATGAATGCCGAGGGCATGCACGCCGTCGACATtaccggcgacgagctcgtcaagTCGCACGCGCGGTATCTGATCGGCGGCCGCCAGGACGTGCCGAACGAGCGCCTGTTCCGCTTTGTCTTCCCCGAGCgccccggcgcgctgcgcaagttCCTCGAGCTGATCGACGCGGGCTGGAGCCTGTCGCTCTTCCACTACCGCAACCAGGGCGGGGACGTGGCCAAGATCCTCGCGGGCATCCAGGTGCCAAAGGAGACCGAGGCCAAGTTTGACCAGTTCCTCAACGACCTGGGCTACAGCTACCAGGAGGAAACACACAACCCCGTGTACCAGCGCTACCTGCGTCCGGACTAA
- a CDS encoding uncharacterized protein (EggNog:ENOG503NU2T; SMCOG1288:ABC transporter related protein; COG:Q; TransMembrane:12 (i7-30o61-85i136-158o164-182i238-261o281-300i703-721o749-776i820-844o850-871i929-955o967-989i); antiSMASH:Cluster_1) — translation MGKVDYAYLLVGTVAAIAAGVPLPVIGVMFGKMLNQFNQASCDAGMPHDTSHFLELVAEHVILIVAVAAANFALVWIYTSCWSALGERIVRRMRESYVRSLLAQDMTFFDRLTPGAVSTHLSGDLLSVQNGTSEKVGILIASLAYFATSYAVSFWLLPVLAAELVSLVPALLLVSLIGAHFGSKFTARSSEQLSEATGLATEIMTHLRVVQAFEALKPLQTVYNAYLRRARVSGIHRALSAATMLGALFFVAYSANALAFHSGSRMVAGNMVDPNVNADDTVGSVYTVIFLLLDASFVVGQIAPYLQAFSSAGGAGQRLFSVIEHASAIDASSSKGEVRDAPLLGFTLKDVTFAYPARPESHVLTDATLTIQPGERVGICGASGSGKSTVAALLHRFYDPLSGEIALHDGTPLQKLNIQWLRSQLGYVGQDAVLSDCSVLENIAHGLLQSPRHPHLQDALLFLSRHALHEPLKENWLADAPEEHKGALNEVVRLVEEAAKAAHAHTFIETLPASYRTAVGHAANTLSGGQKQRIALARAVVKKPKVLVLDEATAALDSHSELAVQAALDGMEEPRTTIAIAHRLATIKHYDRIIVMAQGKVVEQGTHAELLALDGHYAALATAQLDEPTSEPSSCHEPEEHEVPEKGVYLGEKEMPVTTFGAARAEAEAEEDRAPAVKPETLVPQLSHSKTLRRLGQWTAPSWPLWIIGLCASAVIGGAYSGEAVLFGHVVQALNPCQPVDHVKSQADLFALFFFILALIELVAYFVSGTALGLVAESLLLRVRRRIVEVLAVQRLAWYESRHATPSTLIANLVADTSNLGGLTGTVIGTIASILVNLIAGIVLAHAVAWRIAIVILATVPILILSGYLRLKILAEFQRRHETVYAKSTAIAVNAASSIQTVAALRREEDVLQLFHHALEKPYHESMRYIVIGNVFLAISLSISYFIYGFAYWWGSKNVAEERYSQVAFFTVLPALLFSAQTSGQLLAFGPDVSKAQVSAMNLFSLLEHAKAPARASEKAEVLEDVEAEAKAPALSAHGPLPVSFDQVGFTYTQRASPALREVSFEAQPGHFVALIGESGSGKSTCLSLIENLYEPSQGSIRVGGCVTTAIPSHELRSSMAIVPQDAMLFHGSIQFNVALGLDDPMSAAGAVSEAQDPVHTSSEVDPRIVQACKEANIHDVITAMPNGYHTDVGPGGTHLSGGQRQRLAIARALVRRPRLLLLDEPTSAMDATSEQAFQNTLEALHESRQCTILTVAHRMRTIRMADHIVLFSHGRIVARGTHAELMQSCATYRAMVSHQSVGS, via the coding sequence ATGGGAAAGGTCGATTATGCCTACCTTCTCGTCGGCACGGTCGCCGCGATCGCtgccggcgtgccgctgccTGTAATTGGCGTCATGTTCGGCAAGATGCTGAACCAGTTCAACCAGGCATCGTGCGATGCAGGCATGCCACACGACACGAGCCActtcctcgagctggtcgcAGAGCATGTCATTCTCATTGTCGCTGTCGCAGCCGCCAACTTTGCTCTTGTGTGGATCTATACGAGCTGCTggtcggcgctcggcgagcgcatcgtgcggcgcatgcgcgagtCATATGTGCGCTCGCTTCTTGCGCAGGACATGACGTTTTTTGACCGCCTCACGCCAGGCGCGGTCAGCACGCACCTCAGCGGCGACCTGTTGTCGGTACAAAACGGCACAAGCGAGAAAGTGGGCATTCTCattgcgtcgctcgcctaCTTTGCCACCTCGTACGCAGTGTCGTTCTGGCTCCTGCCCGTGCTCGCCGCAGAGCTCGTGTCGCTCGTGCCGGCACTGCTCCTCGTGTCGCTCATCGGCGCCCACTTTGGGTCCAAGTTTACCGCGCGGTCCTCAGAGCAGCTGTCCGAGGCGACGGGCCTCGCGACCGAGATTATGACGCACCTACGTGTCGTCCAGGCGTTTGAGGCCTTGAAGCCGCTGCAGACTGTGTACAATGCCTacctgcggcgcgcacgcgtcaGCGGCATCCACCGCGCACTGAGTGCTGCGACGATGCTCGGCGCCCTCTTCTTTGTCGCATACAGCGCAAATGCCCTCGCATTCCACAGCGGCTCGCGCATGGTCGCTGGCAACATGGTCGACCCCAATGTCAATGCAGATGACACGGTCGGATCCGTGTACACCGTCATCTTTTTGCTGCTGGACGCGTCATTCGTCGTCGGACAGATCGCGCCCTATCTGCAGGCGTTTTCGtccgcaggcggcgcgggccaGCGGCTCTTTTCCGTTATTGAGCACGCGTCTGCGATCGATGCAAGCAGCAGCAaaggcgaggtgcgcgacgcgccgctgcttgGCTTTACGCTGAAGGACGTTACTTTCGCATACCCCGCACGACCCGAAAGCCATGTCCTCACCGACGCTACACTCACCATCCAGCCCGGCGAACGCGTCGGTATTTGTGGTGCAAGCGGCAGCGGAAAGAGCACCGTCGCTGCCCTCTTGCACCGGTTTTACGACCCGCTCAGCGGCGAAATTGCATTGCACGATGGCACGCCTTTGCAGAAGCTGAACATTCAGTGGCTGCGCTCGCAACTCGGCTATGTCGGCCAGGATGCTGTGCTGTCTGACTGCTCGGTCCTGGAAAATATCGCGCATGGCCTCTTGCAGAGCCCGCGGCATCCCCACCTCCAAGATGCGCTCCTTTTCCTCTCGCGGCACGCACTGCACGAGCCACTCAAGGAAAACTGGCTGGCAGACGCCCCAGAGGAGCACAAGGGTGCTCTCAACGAGGTTGTGCGCTTGGTCGAAGAggccgccaaggccgcACATGCTCATACGTTCATCGAGACCCTGCCGGCGTCCTACCGCACGGCGGTCGGCCATGCGGCGAACACGCTGTCGGGCGGCCAgaagcagcgcatcgccctAGCGCGCGCTGTTGTGAAGAAGCCCAAGGTGCTTGTGCTTGACGaggcgaccgccgcacTCGACTCGCACAGCGAACTCGCCGTGCAGgcagcgctcgacggcatGGAAGAGCCGCGCACGACCATTGCGATCGCACACCGTCTTGCGACGATCAAACATTACGATCGCATCATTGTCATGGCCCAAGGcaaggtcgtcgagcaaggtacgcacgccgagctccttgcgctcgacgggcACTATGCTGCGCTTGCTACTGCCCAGCTCGACGAACCGACGAGCGAACCCTCGTCCTGCCACGAGCCCGAGGAACACGAGGTGCCGGAAAAAGGCGTCTATCTTGGCGAGAAAGAGATGCCGGTGACAACCTttggcgccgcccgcgccgaggccgaggccgaagaGGACCGTGCGCCTGCAGTCAAGCCTGAGACGCTCGTTCCTCAGCTGTCACACAGCAAGACGCTGCGTCGTCTCGGGCAATGGACTGCGCCGTCGTGGCCGCTGTGGATTATTGGCctctgcgcgagcgctgtGATTGGCGGTGCGTACTccggcgaggccgtgcTCTTTGGCCACGTCGTCCAGGCCCTTAATCCCTGCCAGCCGGTGGACCATGTCAAGTCCCAGGCCGATTTGTTTGCGCTTTTCTTTTTCATTCTTGCCTTGATTGAATTGGTAGCGTACTTTGTGAgtggcacggcgctcggtcTAGTGGCCGAATCGCTTCTGCTCCGTGTGCGTCGGCGTATTGTTGAAGTGCTTGCTGTGCAGCGTCTCGCGTGGTACGAATCGCGGCATGCGACGCCCTCGACGCTCATCGCGAACCTTGTCGCAGACACGAGCAATCTCGGCGGCCTGACGGGCACCGTCATCGGCACGATCGCGAGCATCCTTGTGAACTTGATCGCGGGCATTGTGCTCGCACACGCCGTTGCATGGCGTATTGCGATTGTTATCCTTGCCACGGTCCCGATCCTAATTCTCTCGGGCTATTTGCGCTTGAAAATTCTGGCCGAATTTCAGCGCAGGCACGAGACGGTATATGCCAAGTCGACGGCCATTGCTGTGAATGCCGCATCGTCGATCCAGACGGttgccgcgctgcgtcgcgaagaagacgtgctgcagctcTTCCACCATGCCCTCGAGAAGCCCTACCACGAGAGCATGCGCTACATTGTTATTGGCAACGTGTTCCTTGCGATTTCCTTGAGCATTTCCTACTTTATTTATGGCTTCGCCTACTGGTGGGGCTCCAAAAATGTGGCGGAGGAGCGGTACTCGCAGGTGGCCTTCTTCACGGTCTTGCCTGCGCTCCTGTTCTCGGCGCAGACCAGTGGCCAGCTGCTGGCGTTTGGCCCGGACGTGTCCAAGGCGCAGGTCTCGGCGATGAACCTCTTttcgctgctcgagcatgccaaggcgcctgcgcgggCCTCTGAGAAAGCtgaggtgctcgaggacgtcgaggccgaggccaaggcgcccgCGCTCTCTGCCCACGGCCCCCTCCCGGTCTCGTTCGACCAAGTGGGCTTTACATACACGCAGCGTGCAAgccctgcgctgcgcgaggtctCTTTCGAGGCGCAGCCTGGCCACTTTGTCGCGCTGATTGGCGAGAGTGGTTCCGGCAAGTCGACGTGCCTGAGCCTCATTGAGAACCTGTACGAGCCGAGCCAGGGGTCGATCCGTGTCGGAGGCTGCGTCACGACGGCAATTCCCTcgcacgagctgcggtCGAGCATGGCGATTGTCCCTCAAGACGCGATGCTCTTCCACGGCTCGATCCAGTTCAATGTGGCCCTGGGCCTGGACGATCCCATGTCGGCGGCTGGTGCCGTGTCGGAGGCGCAAGATCCTGTACATACTTCGTCGGAAGTGGACCCGCGCATCGTGCAAGCGTGCAAGGAGGCCAACATTCACGACGTGATTACCGCCATGCCGAACGGCTACCACACCGACGTGGGTCCAGGGGGCACACACCTTTCTGGCGgccagcgccagcgccttgccattgcgcgtgcgcttgtccgccgccctcggctgctgctgctggacgAGCCGACGTCTGCGATGGACGCGACGAGTGAGCAGGCCTTCCAGaacacgctcgaggcgctgcatgAGTCGCGCCAGTGCACGATCCTCACCGTGGCGCACCGCATGCGCACGATCCGCATGGCCGACCATATTGTTCTCTTTTCGCACGGCCGCATCgttgcgcgcggcacgcacgccgagctcatGCAGAGttgcgcgacgtaccgcgcGATGGTTTCGCACCAGTCCGTTGGTTCATAG